A window from Triticum aestivum cultivar Chinese Spring chromosome 6D, IWGSC CS RefSeq v2.1, whole genome shotgun sequence encodes these proteins:
- the LOC123144656 gene encoding glycerophosphodiester phosphodiesterase GDPDL3 gives MGRSGHACSVLGSLLLLLLLLGPAAAQKGSTWKTLSGDAPAVIAKGGFSGLFPDSSDPAYSFAASNQDSAQWCDVRLTKDGVGICLPDIKMDNCTTISDLFPKGKKTYLVNGVSTTGWFSVDYNSIDLTNVTLLRAILSRTNRFDGSFTLVQVEVALSQYKAPAWLNVQHDSFYSQFNLSMRSYILSMSKQYTVDYISSPEVSFLKSLVGRVGRKTKLVLRFLDEGLVEPSTNQTYGSILKNLSSIKTFASGILVPKHYIWPVTADNYLQPSTSVVDDAHKAGLEIYAADFANDFALSYNYSYDPLAEYLGFIDNGAFCVDGLLTDFPITPLEAIGCFSNLNNTKADHGAPLVISHNGASGDYPDCTDLAYQKAVQDGADVIDCDVQVTKDGIPICMSSIDLMDVTTVASSQFASQAGVISDIKAVAGVYTFNLTWEDIANNLKPMISNPFGQISLSRNPRNRNAGKFMRLSDFLAFAKGKKLSGIMITVEHASFMAEKLGFGVVDAVIKAVDDSGYSKQSAQKVMIQSTNSSTLVKFKQLAKYNLVYKIDEVVKDAAPSSLADIKKFADAASVSIKSVYPESSNFLINQTNPLVKSLQSAGLPVYVYLLMNEFFSQPYDFFSDATSQINALVHKGGEGGGVDGLITDFPGTAHRYKLNSCRNMGDKTPYYMLPPQRGGLVGVIQDKAALPPAMAPEPVLTVSDVAEPPLPPHFMVLLRPDPARTPTRAQVREGNPSVLFGSARCSEGVWLGWLAGAGVVGVRFPASPPGGCSRRLLRALAEQNTGKKRKQNSVVIHLVCDDGRTGVVRRRRLRRIPDRRSWFVGLSDGDAADAAERFSERWPTDLVVGNHDCRDYTNGLVEVLTGQKRVLDALRSAGRQ, from the exons ATGGGGAGGAGCGGCCATGCCTGCTCCGTTCTTgggtcgctgctgctgctgctcctgctgctgggCCCGGCCGCTGCGCAGAAGGGCTCGACCTGGAAGACGCTGAGTG GCGATGCTCCAGCAGTCATAGCTAAGGGTGGTTTCTCGGGCCTATTTCCCGACTCCAGTGACCCTGCTTATTCGTTTGCTGCCAGCAATCAGGATTCAGCCCAGTGGTGCGATGTTCGGTTAACCAAGGATGGCGTTGGCATCTGCCTTCCAGACATAAAAATGGATAACTGCACAACCATATCCGATCTTTTCCCAAAGGGAAAGAAGACCTACCTTGTCAACGGTGTGTCCACGACGGGGTGGTTCTCTGTGGACTATAACAGCATTGACCTGACCAATGTAACTT TGCTGCGAGCAATCTTGTCTCGTACTAATAGGTTTGATGGAAGCTTCACGCTAGTTCAAGTTGAAGTTGCACTGTCGCAATATAAGGCCCCTGCTTGGTTGAATGTTCAG CATGACAGTTTCTACAGCCAGTTTAATCTGAGCATGAGAAGCTATATCCTGTCTATGTCAAAGCAATACACGGTTGACTACATCTCATCCCCTGAAGTGAGTTTCCTCAAAAGTCTAGTTGGAAGAGTTGGCAGGAAGACAAAGCTTGTGCTCCGTTTTCTTGATGAAGGCCTTGTCGAGCCATCTACAAATCAGACATATGGCTCAATACTGAAAAATCTATCATCCATCAAGACTTTTGCTTCTGGAATACTTGTTCCCAAACACTATATCTGGCCTGTTACGGCAGATAATTATCTGCAACCCTCTACTTCAGTCGTGGATGATGCTCATAAGGCAGGCTTAGAAATTTATGCTGCTGATTTTGCCAACGACTTTGCACTCAGCTACAACTACAGCTATGATCCGTTAGCAGAATATCTTGGCTTCATCGACAATGGTGCCTTCTGTGTTGATGGTCTCTTGACTGATTTCCCTATCACTCCCTTAGAGGCCATCG GCTGCTTTAGTAACCTGAACAACACCAAGGCAGATCATG GGGCACCTCTAGTTATCTCCCACAATGGTGCTAGTGGTGACTACCCTGACTGCACTGACCTAGCTTATCAAAAGGCAGTTCAAGACGGTGCAGATGTCATTGACTGTGATGTTCAAGTGACAAAAGATGGCATACCAATATGCATGAGTTCCATTGACCTAATGGATGTCACTACTGTTGCATCCTCACAATTTGCTTCTCAAGCGGGTGTCATAAGCGACATTAAGGCTGTTGCTGGAGTCTATACCTTCAACCTCACTTGGGAGGATATTGCAAACAACCTGAAGC CTATGATATCGAACCCATTTGGCCAGATTAGCCTATCAAGAAATCCCAGAAACAGGAACGCAGGAAAATTCATGAGATTATCAGACTTTTTGGCTTTTGCAAAAGGAAAAAAATTGTCAGGAATCATGATTACTGTGGAG CATGCTTCATTCATGGCAGAGAAACTTGGGTTTGGTGTGGTAGATGCAGTGATCAAAGCTGTTGATGACTCTGGTTACAGCAAACAGAGCGCCCAGAAAGTGATGATCCAGTCAACAAACAGCTCAACTCTGGTGAAGTTCAAGCAGCTGGCCAAGTATAACCTTGTGTACAAGATCGACGAAGTCGTGAAAGACGCGGCACCTTCCTCCCTCGCAGACATCAAAAAGTTTGCGGACGCTGCTTCTGTCAGCATCAAGTCCGTTTACCCAGAGTCGAGCAATTTCCTGATAAACCAGACGAATCCTCTCGTCAAGTCCCTGCAGTCTGCTGGCCTTCCAGTCTATGTGTATCTGCTCATGAACGAGTTCTTTTCTCAACCGTATGACTTCTTCTCAGACGCCACGTCACAGATCAACGCCCTTGTGCACAAAgggggagaaggaggcggagtggaTGGACTCATCACCGATTTCCCGGGGACGGCTCACAGATACAAAT TGAACTCGTGCAGGAACATGGGGGACAAGACGCCCTACTACATGCTGCCTCCCCAGCGCGGCGGCCTGGTTGGGGTGATACAGGATAAAGCAGCATTGCCACCAGCAATGGCCCCAGAGCCGGTGTTGACTGTCTCCGACGTGGCGGAGCCGCCCCTTCCTCCG CACTTCATGGTGCTCCTCCGGCCCGACCCTGCCCGAACCCCAACCCGAGCCCAGGTGAGGGAAGGAAATCCTTCCGTCCTTTTCGGCTCGGCAAGATGTTCAGAGGGCGTTTGGCTTGGCTGGCTTGCAGGAGCAGGAGTCGTTGGTGTTCGATTTCCAGCCTCGCCACCCGGAGGATGCTCTCGCCGCCTTCTCCGTGCTCTCGCGGAGCAAAATACCGG GAAGAAACGGAAGCAGAATTCTGTAGTGATTCATCTTGTCTGCGACGACGGGCGGACAGGGGTGGTTCGGAGGAGAAGGCTGCGGAGGATCCCTGACAGGAGGAGCTGGTTCGTCGGCCTCAGCGACGGcgacgccgccgacgccgccgagaGGTTCAGCGAGCGGTGGCCTACCGACCTGGTCGTCGGGAACCACGACTGCCGTGACTACACCAACG GGCTGGTGGAGGTCTTGACAGGACAAAAACGTGTCCTCGACGCGCTGAGATCAGCAGGTCGCCAATGA
- the LOC123141485 gene encoding uncharacterized protein, giving the protein MWGDVVALVRQGLRWRRRRGRRSTARVVDESALGLGADGDAGAAAAAPSVGGALARALLALACAVRFDGEDLPTEEAWAASVWRPRADEVSHLMVRESMRYAIYA; this is encoded by the coding sequence ATGTGGGGCGACGTGGTGGCGCTCGTCCGGCAGGGCctgcggtggcggcggaggagggggaggagatcgACGGCGCGGGTGGTGGACGAGAGCGCGCTCGGCCTCGGCGCCGACGGTGATGCCGGCGCCGCCGCGGCTGCGCCGAGCGTGGGCGGCGCCCTGGCCAGGGCGCTCCTGGCGCTGGCGTGCGCCGTCCGCTTCGACGGCGAGGACCTGCCGACGGAGGAAGCCTGGGCGGCGAGCGTATGGCGGCCACGGGCCGACGAGGTCAGCCACCTGATGGTGCGCGAGAGCATGCGCTATGCCATCTACGCGTAG